From the genome of Pectobacterium atrosepticum:
AAAGCGATGACTAACATGAATAGTACAATGAGTCGCTTAACGAGCATGTTCTCTAAACTCTAAATTTTCGCTGAAAGAAAGATAGGTAATGTGATGTACAACATGAAAGGCAGCCAAGCCTATGCTCAAGTAGGCCTCGAAAGCAGTGTGATGAGCGCAAGCCCTCACCAGCTTATCGTCATGCTGTTTGATGGCGCGCGCAGTGCGATGGTGCGCGCGCGCATCCTCATGGAGCAAGGCGACATCCAAGGTAAGGGTATGGCGTTATCTAAAGCAATCAACATTATCAATAACGGACTAAAAACCGGGTTGGATATGGAAGGCGGGGGCGAGCTCGTTGAAAACCTGTCCGCTCTGTATGACTACATGTCTCAACGTTTGTTGATTGCCAATTTACATAACGATGCAAAAGCGATAGAGGAAGTCGAAGCATTGTTGGAAAATATCGCTGATGCCTGGCGGCAAATCGGCCCTAATTACAAACCAGAGCAGGAAGTACGTTAATGGCCTCCCCCCATCGGCTTCTAAAAGATTACCAACAGCTTTTGTCTCTGAGTCAAAAAATTCTTCATCTGGCCGTCAGCGGCCAGTGGGATACGTTGGTTGAGCAAGAGATTGTTTATGTTCAGTCCGTTGAAGGCTTAGTTAACACGCCAATTCCTGACGAAATTGACAGTGTGATGCGTTTGCATCTGCGACAGATTTTGCAGGAAGTGATGGATAATGAAGCGAAAGTAAAACAACTTCTGCAGAAGCGGATGGACGAATTAAGTTCGTTAATGGGGCAATCACTGAAGCAAAAATCAATTAATACGACTTATAGCGAATTTGCAGGGCAGCGACTGCTACCGGGTGAGCCCTTGCCTGACGAAACACACTCATAACGTACTATAATGCTGTTTTCACCGCGCCTTTGGTTTTATACGAGGCGCGTTTTTTTATTCACAATTGATGCTTTTTACGTGCCCTAGCTATCGGCATAACGAAATCAGTGCGCGTTAAGAATTTGAAGCGTAGAGGGCTTGAAGATAAGGAATAAACAGGCGGAAGTCAGTACAAATAAAGATTGTGCGTAATTTCATTGGATTAACAGTGAGATTACGCACAATGGCTTTACTGGTTGCCGATTGATGTCATTAAACGACATCAAACAGACATATTCATCACTTCCTGATACGCAGATACCAGCTTATTACGCACCTGAATGCCCATCTGCATTGAAATGGATGATTTCTGTAAATCCACCATCACATCATTCAATGCTACGCCTGGCACACCCAAGGTAAATTTTTCAGCCTGCGTACGAGCCGTCTGCTGTGTGTCGCTGATCTTATCGATCGCGGCTTTTAGCTCACTGGCAAAACCAGGCTCTACCGATGGTCTGGCTATTGGCGTGTCAGCAGCCTGCAGAGCTTTGACCTGCATTTGCTGTAAAACACCATCAATACCTTGAACTGACATAACACCTCACTACATCATACAGAGTAGACTGCTTATGCATTTTCTATGACAGCATTACCCTACCACACAGCTTTTCAGATAAATCGCACAATTAGCGCGAAAAATGCCACCTTATCGACCCATCGATTTTTCTTTTACGGAAAATAATGACATGCCGATAAATGTAGGCGAAATGTTTTATTGATTGCGCAATCAGGGAGTTCTGTTTTGTCACGTCACAACGTTAAGTATATCGTTCAACAACCAAGCAGAGATAGAGTATGAACGCCTCATTAACCGGCTCCGCTACCGGTAAAAATAGCTTTGGCGAAATACTCAACCGGTTACGCGCCAATCCGAAGATCCCACTATTGATCGCAGCAGCTGCGGCCATTGCCATCGTCGTTGCGTTGACTCTATGGGCCAAAGGCCCAGATTATCGGGTTCTTTATAGCAACATCAATGACCGAGACGGCGGTGCGATTGTCAGCGAACTAACAAAGCTGAATGTTCCTTATCGTTTTGCGGAGAACGGCGGCGCGATCATGATTCCCGCCGAAAGTGTCTATGAGACCCGACTCCGACTTGCTCAATTGGGGCTGCCAAAAGGCGGTGCTGTTGGCTTTGAATTGCTCGATCAGGAAAAATTTGGCATCAGCCAATTCAGTGAGCAGATAAATTACCAGCGTGCGCTGGAAGGTGAGCTGTCCAGAACGATAGAAACGCTCGGCCCTGTCCAGAATGCGCGAGTTCACCTTGCCATACCGAAGCCTTCACTGTTCGTTCGTGAACAAAAAGCCCCCTCTTCTTCTGTCACCCTGACATTACAGCCGGGTCGTGCATTAGATGAAGGTCAAATCAATTCCATCGTTTATATGGTTTCCAGCAGCGTTGCTGGCCTGCCACCAGATAATGTTACGGTCGTCGATCAGACAGGACGCCTGTTAACCCAGGCGGGCGGCAGCAGCCGCGATCTGAATGCTGCGCAACTGAAGTACAGCAACGAAGTCGAGGCGATGTACCAACGCCGCATAGAGTCAATCATCGCACCGATGGTTGGCATGGGTAACGTACATGCTCAGGTTACCGCGCAAATCGATTTCTCTGCTCGCGAACAAACTGACGAGCAGTATCAACCTAACCAACCGCCAGACAAAGCGGCTGTTCGCTCTCAGCAAACCAGCCAGAGTGAGCAAAAAGGCGGCCCGAACGTCGGTGGCGTTCCAGGTGCATTAACCAATCAACCCGCACCGGCACCTACAGCCCCTATCGCGACACCGCCAAATAATGCCAATGCAAACAATCAGGCTGGCCAGCAGAACCAAAACAATGCGGCAGGTGCGCAAGCTAATGCGGCAAATGCGAATACCGTTATTCAAACATCCAATGTTCGCAATGATGCAACAACCAACTATGAAGTCGACAAAACGATTTTACATACCAAACACAGTTCGGGTGGTGTGAAGCGCTTGTCTGCGGCCGTTATTGTTAACTACCAACCTCCTGGTGAGGACGGCAAGCCGGTTGCACTGACGGAAGAACAGATCAAACAGATTGAAACAGTAGCACGCGAAGCAATGGGCTTCTCCACTGAACGTGGCGATACATTAAATGTCGTGAATACGCCATTTATGGATAGCACTGACGGTTCTGGCGAACTCCCCTTCTGGCAAAAACAGGCATTTTTCGATCTCCTGATGGAAGCTGGCCGCTGGCTGCTGGTTCTGATCGTTGCCTGGATTCTGTGGCGTAAACTGGTTCGTCCACAATTGCAGAGAAAAGCACAGCAACAAGAAGCGGCGCTGGCGGCAGCTGCACTATCTCAAGGTACAGACAGCGATGTTATGGTCAACTTGAGTAGCTCGGAAGTTGAACAGCAGCGGAAATCGCAGCAACGCGTCAATGCAGAAATGCAAAGTAACCGCATACGCGAAATGGCAGAGAACGATCCACGCGTTGTCGCTCTGGTAATCCGTCAATGGATGAGTACTGAACTATGAACCTCACAGGAACAGAAAAAAGCGCCATCTTATTGATGACCATTGGTGAAGACCGCGCCGCGGAAGTGTTTACTCATCTTTCGACTAAAGAAGTGCAGCACCTGAGTTCTGCAATGGCGAACATGAGACAGGTATCACAACAGCAGTTGCTCGAAATTCTGAGAGAATTTGAGGCTGATTCAGAGCAATATGCCGCTCTCAGCGTGAATGCTGGTGACTACCTTCGCTCAGTGCTTGTCAAAGCTCTTGGTGAAGAGCGAGCGTCTAGCCTGCTGGAAGATATTCTGGAGAGCCGCGACTCTACGAGTGGAATGGAAACACTCAACTTTATGGAGCCGCAGATTGCCGCAGACCTTATTCGCGACGAACACCCGCAGATTATCGCAACAATCTTGGTGCACCTGAAGCGTGCTCAGGCTGCCGATATCTTAGCCCTGTTTGACGAACGTCTTCGTCATGACGTTATGCTACGTATCGCGACCTTCGGCGGCGTTCAGCCTTCCGCACTGGCAGAATTGACAGACGTTCTGAATGGCTTGCTGGATGGTCAAAATCTCAAACGCAGCAAAATGGGTGGTGTTCGTA
Proteins encoded in this window:
- the fliF gene encoding flagellar basal body M-ring protein FliF, giving the protein MNASLTGSATGKNSFGEILNRLRANPKIPLLIAAAAAIAIVVALTLWAKGPDYRVLYSNINDRDGGAIVSELTKLNVPYRFAENGGAIMIPAESVYETRLRLAQLGLPKGGAVGFELLDQEKFGISQFSEQINYQRALEGELSRTIETLGPVQNARVHLAIPKPSLFVREQKAPSSSVTLTLQPGRALDEGQINSIVYMVSSSVAGLPPDNVTVVDQTGRLLTQAGGSSRDLNAAQLKYSNEVEAMYQRRIESIIAPMVGMGNVHAQVTAQIDFSAREQTDEQYQPNQPPDKAAVRSQQTSQSEQKGGPNVGGVPGALTNQPAPAPTAPIATPPNNANANNQAGQQNQNNAAGAQANAANANTVIQTSNVRNDATTNYEVDKTILHTKHSSGGVKRLSAAVIVNYQPPGEDGKPVALTEEQIKQIETVAREAMGFSTERGDTLNVVNTPFMDSTDGSGELPFWQKQAFFDLLMEAGRWLLVLIVAWILWRKLVRPQLQRKAQQQEAALAAAALSQGTDSDVMVNLSSSEVEQQRKSQQRVNAEMQSNRIREMAENDPRVVALVIRQWMSTEL
- the fliG gene encoding flagellar motor switch protein FliG, whose amino-acid sequence is MNLTGTEKSAILLMTIGEDRAAEVFTHLSTKEVQHLSSAMANMRQVSQQQLLEILREFEADSEQYAALSVNAGDYLRSVLVKALGEERASSLLEDILESRDSTSGMETLNFMEPQIAADLIRDEHPQIIATILVHLKRAQAADILALFDERLRHDVMLRIATFGGVQPSALAELTDVLNGLLDGQNLKRSKMGGVRTAAEIINLMKTQQEEAVIDAVREFDGELAQKIIDEMFLFENLVDVDDRSIQRLLQEVESESLLLALKGAEEPLREKFLRNMSQRAAEILRDDLSTRGPVRMSQVENEQKAILLIVRRLSDSGEMIIGGGEDAYV
- the fliT gene encoding flagella biosynthesis regulatory protein FliT produces the protein MASPHRLLKDYQQLLSLSQKILHLAVSGQWDTLVEQEIVYVQSVEGLVNTPIPDEIDSVMRLHLRQILQEVMDNEAKVKQLLQKRMDELSSLMGQSLKQKSINTTYSEFAGQRLLPGEPLPDETHS
- the fliS gene encoding flagellar export chaperone FliS, with the translated sequence MYNMKGSQAYAQVGLESSVMSASPHQLIVMLFDGARSAMVRARILMEQGDIQGKGMALSKAINIINNGLKTGLDMEGGGELVENLSALYDYMSQRLLIANLHNDAKAIEEVEALLENIADAWRQIGPNYKPEQEVR
- the fliE gene encoding flagellar hook-basal body complex protein FliE, whose product is MSVQGIDGVLQQMQVKALQAADTPIARPSVEPGFASELKAAIDKISDTQQTARTQAEKFTLGVPGVALNDVMVDLQKSSISMQMGIQVRNKLVSAYQEVMNMSV